Proteins encoded together in one Mycobacterium noviomagense window:
- a CDS encoding M28 family metallopeptidase: MVAVKNTSKAVLSAVAVLVLFVAGCGGAASTSQPAREKPAGVQFGEGLRGRVTTDAMMAHLSKLQDIANANNGTRAVGTPGYDASVDYVANTLRGKGFDVQTPEFTARVFHADPGSVTVDGKTVEAHAVQFSLPTPPDGVSGPLVPAPADDSPGCTASDYDGLPVQGAVVLVDRGTCPFSQKEDAVVQRGAVALIVADNVDEKEMGGTLGEHTDVKIPVVSVTKGDGAALRAQPGPTTVKLNANTQDLRARNVIAQTKTGSTADVVMAGAHLDSVPEGPGINDNGSGVAAVLETALQLGNSPKVHNTVRFAFWGAEELGLIGSRKYVESLDVEGLKDIALYLNFDMLASPNPGYFTYDGDQSLPADQRGNPVVPEGSAGIERSLVGYLKSVGKTAQDTSFDGRSDYDGFTRAGVPSGGLFSGAENKMSDEQAKLWGGTAGEPFDPNYHKKTDTLDQINRTPLGILGGGVAYAVGLYAQDLSGRNGIPVRDDRTRHVVTTP; encoded by the coding sequence GTGGTCGCCGTGAAAAACACATCGAAGGCGGTGCTTTCAGCGGTTGCGGTCCTTGTGCTTTTTGTCGCCGGATGCGGGGGCGCGGCGAGCACTTCTCAGCCGGCACGTGAGAAACCCGCCGGAGTCCAGTTCGGCGAGGGGTTACGTGGCCGGGTCACCACCGACGCGATGATGGCGCACCTGTCGAAACTGCAAGACATCGCCAATGCCAACAACGGCACCCGCGCGGTGGGCACCCCCGGTTATGACGCCAGTGTCGACTATGTGGCTAATACGTTGCGCGGCAAGGGCTTCGACGTGCAGACCCCAGAGTTCACCGCCCGCGTTTTTCACGCCGACCCGGGATCGGTGACGGTGGACGGCAAGACCGTCGAGGCGCATGCTGTGCAGTTCAGCTTGCCCACTCCGCCGGACGGAGTGAGCGGGCCGCTGGTGCCCGCGCCCGCCGATGACAGTCCCGGCTGCACCGCCTCCGACTACGACGGGTTGCCGGTGCAAGGCGCTGTGGTGTTGGTGGATCGTGGCACGTGCCCGTTCTCGCAGAAGGAAGACGCCGTCGTGCAGCGCGGTGCGGTGGCGCTGATCGTGGCCGACAACGTCGACGAGAAGGAGATGGGCGGCACCCTGGGCGAGCACACCGACGTCAAGATCCCGGTGGTCAGTGTCACCAAGGGCGACGGGGCGGCGCTGCGTGCCCAGCCCGGACCGACGACTGTCAAACTCAATGCGAACACCCAGGACCTGCGGGCTCGCAATGTCATTGCCCAGACGAAGACCGGCTCGACCGCCGACGTGGTGATGGCCGGCGCACATCTTGACAGCGTGCCGGAGGGCCCCGGCATCAACGACAACGGCTCCGGGGTCGCTGCTGTTCTGGAAACCGCTCTGCAGCTGGGTAATTCGCCGAAAGTACACAATACGGTGCGGTTCGCTTTCTGGGGTGCCGAGGAACTCGGGTTGATCGGGTCGCGTAAGTACGTCGAGTCTTTGGATGTCGAGGGGCTCAAAGACATTGCGCTGTATCTGAATTTCGACATGCTGGCCTCGCCCAATCCCGGCTATTTCACCTACGACGGGGACCAATCGCTGCCGGCGGACCAGCGGGGTAACCCGGTGGTTCCAGAGGGTTCAGCGGGTATCGAGCGCTCGCTGGTGGGCTACCTGAAGTCGGTCGGCAAGACCGCGCAGGACACGTCGTTCGACGGCCGGTCCGACTACGACGGATTCACCCGGGCCGGTGTCCCGTCGGGGGGACTGTTCTCCGGCGCTGAAAACAAGATGTCCGACGAGCAAGCCAAGCTGTGGGGCGGTACGGCCGGCGAGCCGTTCGACCCTAACTACCACAAGAAAACCGACACGTTGGATCAGATCAACCGCACGCCACTGGGCATCCTCGGTGGCGGCGTTGCCTATGCGGTCGGCCTGTACGCGCAGGATCTGAGCGGGCGCAACGGTATTCCGGTCCGGGATGACCGCACCCGCCACGTCGTCACCACGCCATGA
- a CDS encoding M28 family peptidase: MIRPAGAALVLTVVLLAGCSSSQPAPPRLGDALAAKVTVDAMFDHLRALQDIANANKGNRAEGTRGFDASVDYVVKTLRDKGFAVSTPQFDRLYTAAPGQPTLTVDGRNYAVDQASLLVRTPPGGITAPVVRPIKAAGCAASDYPGTVPKAAIAVVDDSGCTVVDKQKAALAKGAAAVVVVSEPGNQGAPPKLFNSGYYNQLTVPVAVVGADGASALRDTAGPVRLTLDTATVKVTSRNVFAQTKTGSSHDVVVVGAHLDSVHEGPGINDNATGVAAVLETALQLGPSPQATNAVRFAFWGGEESGLNGSLDYVFGLRRDELNDIALYLNFDMLGSPNAGFFTDDGDQSSPGPGVAPQDVPAGSAGIERTLAAYLNLAGKRPEDLPLGTQSDYSPFLVAGVPIGGMTTGSSQTKTPVQARLWGGQAGVAFDPNYHTARDTVDKVNRDALGIMGGGVAFAVGTYAQSIDGVNGVPPHDKRNRKQVRP; this comes from the coding sequence ATGATTCGGCCGGCGGGTGCGGCCTTGGTGTTGACGGTCGTCCTGCTGGCGGGGTGCTCGTCGTCGCAGCCTGCGCCGCCGCGCTTGGGTGATGCGTTGGCTGCCAAGGTAACCGTGGATGCGATGTTCGACCACCTGCGCGCCCTGCAGGATATCGCCAACGCGAACAAGGGGAATCGGGCCGAGGGCACGCGAGGCTTTGACGCCAGTGTTGACTACGTCGTAAAAACGCTGCGCGACAAGGGTTTCGCTGTATCGACGCCGCAGTTTGACCGGCTGTACACGGCTGCGCCGGGACAACCGACGCTGACAGTGGACGGGCGCAACTACGCCGTTGATCAGGCGTCGCTGCTGGTGCGTACACCGCCCGGCGGGATAACGGCCCCGGTGGTGCGGCCGATCAAAGCGGCGGGGTGTGCCGCGAGCGACTACCCGGGCACTGTCCCGAAGGCTGCGATCGCCGTCGTCGACGACAGCGGCTGCACGGTGGTCGACAAGCAAAAAGCCGCGCTGGCCAAAGGTGCCGCCGCGGTGGTCGTCGTCAGCGAGCCCGGAAACCAGGGCGCGCCGCCCAAGCTGTTCAACTCCGGTTACTACAACCAGCTGACCGTGCCGGTCGCGGTCGTCGGCGCTGACGGGGCGTCCGCACTGCGCGACACCGCCGGGCCGGTGCGGCTCACGCTCGACACCGCCACCGTCAAGGTCACGTCGCGGAATGTCTTTGCGCAGACCAAGACCGGCTCCAGCCACGATGTCGTCGTGGTGGGCGCGCACCTGGACAGCGTTCACGAGGGGCCGGGCATCAACGACAACGCCACCGGGGTGGCCGCAGTGCTGGAGACCGCGCTGCAACTGGGCCCGTCACCGCAGGCGACGAACGCAGTGCGCTTCGCGTTCTGGGGTGGGGAGGAGTCAGGGCTGAACGGTTCGCTGGACTACGTCTTCGGCTTGCGCCGCGACGAACTCAACGACATCGCGCTGTATCTGAACTTCGACATGCTCGGTTCGCCGAACGCCGGCTTCTTCACCGACGACGGAGACCAGTCGTCCCCCGGCCCGGGTGTCGCGCCGCAGGACGTGCCCGCCGGTTCGGCCGGTATCGAACGCACGCTGGCGGCCTATCTGAACCTGGCCGGCAAGCGGCCTGAGGATCTGCCGCTGGGCACCCAGAGCGACTACAGCCCCTTCCTGGTTGCGGGTGTGCCGATCGGCGGCATGACGACCGGTTCGTCGCAGACGAAAACCCCTGTGCAGGCGCGGCTCTGGGGCGGCCAGGCCGGGGTGGCCTTCGACCCCAACTACCACACTGCCCGCGACACCGTGGACAAGGTGAACCGGGATGCGTTGGGAATCATGGGCGGCGGCGTCGCGTTCGCCGTCGGCACGTACGCACAGTCCATCGACGGCGTCAACGGCGTGCCGCCCCACGACAAGCGGAATCGAAAGCAAGTGCGCCCGTAG
- a CDS encoding HNH endonuclease signature motif containing protein, with protein sequence MFDEAARAEVIARFDELFERRHPSTTRESAALIDQICASARAENRAAAAQLVAIGELFGYRLSRCSETEDWAIDTEEAVSAEVGAALRISRGLAGSRLRYARAMRERLPKVAAVFEAGEIGLRLFQTIVFRTDLITDPAVLAAVDAELAIQVARWPSLTQGRLAGQIDKIVAAADADAVRRRKQYQNDREVWIGAEVEGTAEIHGTLFSTDAQALDQRLDTLAGTVCAHDPRTRAQRRADALGALAAGADRLGCRCARPDCVAGDRRPASPVVVHVIAEQATIAGTASEPGALVGAEGLISPEMVAELAKSAKLVALAHPADAPPERGYAPSTALADFVRCRDLTCRWPGCDRPAFDCDLDHTIPYAAGGPTHASNLKCYCRAHHLVKTFWGWRDQQLPDGTLIVTAPSGHTYVTTPGSALLFPSLCRPTGQPPVPPAEPPANYCAERTAMMPKRRRTRAQDRAQRIATERRHNHNARIANREKRLSYFDLGPAPPAADDDDPPPF encoded by the coding sequence ATGTTCGATGAGGCGGCGCGGGCGGAGGTGATTGCTCGCTTTGACGAGCTCTTCGAGCGCCGGCATCCCTCGACCACGCGCGAGTCGGCGGCGCTTATCGATCAGATCTGTGCCTCGGCGCGGGCCGAAAATCGGGCCGCGGCCGCGCAGTTGGTCGCCATTGGTGAGTTGTTTGGCTATCGGCTATCCCGCTGCTCGGAGACCGAAGACTGGGCCATCGACACCGAAGAAGCGGTGAGCGCCGAGGTGGGCGCCGCGTTGCGGATCAGCCGCGGGCTCGCGGGCAGTCGGCTGCGCTATGCGCGGGCCATGCGGGAGCGGCTACCCAAGGTGGCCGCGGTGTTTGAAGCCGGCGAGATCGGGTTGCGGCTGTTTCAGACCATCGTGTTTCGCACCGATTTGATCACCGACCCCGCGGTGCTGGCCGCCGTCGACGCCGAGCTGGCGATCCAGGTGGCGCGCTGGCCGTCGCTGACCCAGGGCCGGCTGGCCGGACAGATCGACAAGATCGTCGCTGCAGCCGATGCCGACGCGGTGCGCCGGCGCAAGCAGTACCAGAACGATCGGGAGGTCTGGATCGGCGCTGAGGTGGAGGGCACCGCCGAGATTCACGGCACCTTGTTCAGCACCGACGCCCAGGCGCTGGACCAGCGGCTGGACACGTTGGCGGGCACGGTGTGCGCGCACGATCCGCGCACCCGCGCCCAGCGCCGCGCCGACGCGCTGGGGGCGTTGGCGGCCGGGGCGGATCGGTTGGGGTGTCGCTGCGCGCGCCCCGATTGTGTGGCCGGGGATCGGCGGCCCGCCTCGCCGGTGGTGGTTCATGTGATCGCCGAACAGGCCACCATCGCCGGCACGGCAAGCGAGCCCGGGGCGCTGGTCGGCGCCGAGGGGCTCATCTCCCCGGAAATGGTGGCCGAACTAGCCAAGTCGGCCAAGCTGGTGGCGCTGGCTCATCCCGCTGATGCCCCACCCGAGCGCGGCTATGCGCCGTCGACGGCGCTGGCCGATTTTGTGCGGTGCCGGGATTTGACCTGCCGCTGGCCGGGCTGCGACCGCCCCGCCTTCGACTGCGACCTGGATCACACGATCCCCTATGCCGCGGGCGGGCCCACGCATGCATCGAACCTCAAATGTTATTGCCGCGCGCATCATTTGGTGAAGACGTTTTGGGGCTGGCGCGACCAGCAGCTGCCGGATGGCACGCTGATCGTGACCGCGCCGAGCGGGCACACCTATGTCACTACCCCGGGCAGCGCGCTGCTGTTCCCGAGTCTGTGCCGGCCCACCGGCCAACCGCCGGTGCCGCCAGCCGAGCCGCCGGCTAACTACTGCGCCGAGCGCACGGCGATGATGCCCAAGCGCCGGCGCACCCGAGCCCAAGACCGAGCCCAGCGCATCGCCACCGAACGCCGCCACAACCACAACGCCCGCATCGCCAACCGAGAAAAACGCCTCAGCTACTTCGACCTCGGACCCGCCCCGCCCGCAGCCGACGACGACGATCCACCACCGTTTTGA
- a CDS encoding LLM class F420-dependent oxidoreductase — protein sequence MQLGVHFIDFLPGDPAKLGPTLAATAQAAEQGGATTFTLADHFFQMETVGRADDPFLEGYTSLGFLAGQTQTITLTMLVTGVTYRYPGLLAKTVSTLDVLSQGRSMLGIGAAWYEREHLALGVPYPPVRERFEMLEEALQICAQMWSDNNGPYEGKHYRLAETICVPQPIRLPPVLIGGSGEKKTLRLVAQYADVWNSTVSDVDELIHKIDVLNRHCGTVGRDPAQIRKTVGLLNDPFADMPAYLRTVERYAELGVDLINVGPLPGNPDPVGFVRRLGDELVPKLREIS from the coding sequence ATGCAACTAGGCGTGCATTTCATCGATTTCCTACCCGGCGATCCAGCGAAGCTTGGCCCGACGCTGGCGGCAACAGCGCAGGCCGCAGAGCAAGGCGGCGCGACGACGTTCACGCTGGCAGATCACTTCTTCCAAATGGAAACCGTTGGGCGGGCTGACGATCCATTTCTCGAGGGTTACACGTCCCTGGGCTTTCTGGCGGGGCAGACTCAGACGATCACACTGACCATGCTGGTTACCGGGGTCACGTATCGCTATCCGGGATTGCTGGCGAAAACGGTCAGCACTTTAGACGTGCTTTCGCAGGGTCGCTCGATGCTCGGAATCGGGGCGGCATGGTACGAGCGTGAGCACTTAGCGCTCGGTGTCCCGTATCCGCCGGTGCGTGAGCGCTTCGAGATGCTGGAGGAGGCGCTGCAAATCTGCGCTCAGATGTGGAGCGACAACAACGGGCCCTACGAGGGCAAGCATTATCGGTTGGCCGAGACAATCTGTGTGCCGCAACCGATTCGGCTTCCTCCAGTCCTGATCGGCGGGTCCGGCGAGAAGAAGACATTGCGGCTGGTTGCCCAGTATGCCGATGTGTGGAACAGCACAGTGTCCGACGTCGACGAGCTCATACACAAGATCGACGTGCTGAACCGGCATTGCGGCACGGTCGGCCGGGATCCTGCGCAGATCCGAAAGACCGTAGGGCTGCTCAACGACCCGTTCGCTGATATGCCGGCGTACCTGAGGACCGTCGAGCGCTACGCCGAGTTGGGTGTCGATTTGATCAATGTCGGTCCGCTGCCCGGCAACCCCGATCCCGTCGGGTTTGTGCGCCGCCTCGGCGACGAGTTGGTGCCCAAGCTGCGTGAAATCAGTTGA
- a CDS encoding TetR/AcrR family transcriptional regulator, whose amino-acid sequence MPTTRAATGPPVVRRRPKDRKAQIARVAAESFSVLGYHAVSMEAIAAEVGISAAALYRHYANKYDLFRGAVLNLGQQLVDCTDFVDNEPVDADPTATLDRLIHALIDVTLLNRQSGGLYRWHARYLHGDDEAQLMDQLRVVNRRIQRPLTAIRPSLSSRERWTLSSGLLSVIGSIVDHRVRLPSDQIREVIAAAATAVLAAKLPRPKDVLKRPAAPRIFSSDAGVYEALLHASMVLFHDRGYPETSMAQIAAAVGIPVSGIYRYFSGKSEILSTGLRRAADRVSAQLAAAMDGLGEPRDVLNLLIEAYVATSFANPELASIYYTERVNLSPADQELLRNVQRSTIDSWVRLLTATRGLVTATQARFLVHGAMALVVDLGRLVHYEDLTDTGSDESAYAQACVRKLMQATLFGGCG is encoded by the coding sequence ATGCCTACCACTCGCGCCGCCACCGGGCCACCCGTCGTTCGGCGGCGACCCAAGGACCGCAAGGCTCAGATCGCCCGCGTGGCGGCGGAGTCGTTCAGCGTGCTGGGCTATCACGCGGTGAGCATGGAGGCGATCGCCGCTGAGGTGGGCATCTCCGCGGCCGCGCTGTACCGGCACTACGCGAACAAATACGACCTGTTCCGCGGTGCCGTCCTGAATCTCGGCCAACAACTCGTCGACTGCACCGACTTCGTTGACAATGAACCGGTCGATGCCGACCCGACGGCGACACTGGACCGATTGATCCACGCGCTGATCGACGTGACTTTGCTGAACCGGCAGTCCGGTGGGCTGTACCGGTGGCACGCACGCTACCTGCATGGCGACGACGAGGCGCAGCTGATGGACCAATTGCGGGTGGTCAACCGTCGAATTCAGCGGCCGCTCACCGCGATTCGGCCGTCACTGAGCTCTCGAGAGCGCTGGACACTGTCGTCGGGATTGCTCAGCGTCATTGGCAGCATCGTCGACCACCGCGTACGGCTGCCGTCTGACCAGATCCGCGAGGTCATCGCCGCCGCCGCCACGGCGGTGCTGGCCGCGAAGCTCCCCCGCCCGAAAGACGTCCTCAAGCGGCCGGCGGCACCGCGCATCTTCTCCTCGGACGCCGGGGTCTACGAGGCGTTGCTCCACGCGTCGATGGTGTTGTTCCACGACCGTGGATACCCCGAGACCAGCATGGCGCAGATCGCCGCGGCCGTCGGCATCCCGGTATCCGGCATCTACCGGTACTTCTCCGGCAAGTCCGAGATTTTGTCGACCGGTCTTCGCCGCGCCGCCGACCGGGTCTCCGCCCAGCTGGCGGCAGCCATGGACGGCCTCGGCGAACCGCGCGACGTTTTGAACCTGCTGATCGAGGCTTACGTGGCAACGTCTTTCGCCAACCCGGAGCTTGCCTCGATCTACTACACCGAGCGGGTCAACCTGTCACCGGCCGACCAGGAGTTGCTGCGCAACGTCCAGCGATCGACCATCGACTCCTGGGTGCGGCTGCTGACTGCCACACGCGGATTGGTGACCGCAACCCAGGCACGGTTTTTGGTGCATGGCGCGATGGCGTTGGTGGTCGACCTTGGACGGCTGGTCCACTACGAGGACTTGACCGACACCGGCTCCGACGAGTCGGCATACGCGCAGGCGTGTGTACGAAAACTGATGCAGGCTACGCTGTTTGGCGGTTGCGGATAA
- a CDS encoding flavin-containing monooxygenase yields MDSPQYDFVIVGAGFGGIGAAIQLRRLGYDNMVILDREADLGGTWHVNRYPGLAVDIPSTTYSYWFEPNPYWSRLFAPGHELKQYAERVADKHDVRRYMRFNTTVEGARWDEDVKLWRVALAGGETLTTRFLITATGFLSQPHMPDIPGIASFDGKIIHTTAWDDSYEFTGRRVAIIGTGATAVQLIPELAKQAADLTVYQRTAIHVVPKIDFSIPPWLQKVFSRVPLVHRAFRLVTDTLFELGTVTAVLHYRQFRRLNIAAADLAKINRFISVRDKELRRKLTPDYDFGCKRPTWSNSYYRTFTKPHVHLETNSIERIEPDGIVTADGHTTQIDTLVLATGFDLWDANFPAIEVIGRQGRNLGKWWRENRFQAYQGVSIPYFPNYLSLASPFAFSGLSFFNTMEYQMRHMDRLFGEVKRRGATTFEVTEEANARFLDRMTKALDNSVFYRGNCATSRSYYFNHHGEATLLRPTSRRNAVREGSRFPLSDYAIA; encoded by the coding sequence ATGGATTCACCGCAGTATGACTTCGTCATCGTTGGCGCAGGCTTCGGCGGCATCGGCGCGGCCATCCAGCTCAGGCGCCTCGGATACGACAACATGGTCATCCTGGATCGTGAGGCGGATCTCGGGGGAACCTGGCATGTCAATCGCTATCCCGGCCTTGCCGTCGACATCCCCTCGACGACGTATTCGTACTGGTTCGAACCCAATCCGTATTGGTCGCGGTTGTTCGCGCCGGGCCACGAGCTCAAGCAATATGCCGAACGGGTTGCCGACAAGCACGACGTACGCCGGTACATGCGGTTCAACACGACGGTCGAAGGAGCCCGTTGGGACGAGGACGTGAAGTTGTGGCGGGTCGCTTTGGCGGGCGGTGAAACCTTGACCACTCGCTTTTTGATCACCGCAACCGGCTTCTTGTCACAGCCCCACATGCCGGATATCCCTGGCATCGCCAGCTTCGACGGCAAGATCATCCATACCACCGCCTGGGATGACAGCTACGAGTTCACGGGTCGTCGGGTTGCGATCATCGGCACCGGCGCGACCGCTGTGCAGCTGATCCCCGAACTGGCCAAACAGGCCGCCGACCTGACCGTCTACCAGCGCACCGCGATCCACGTCGTCCCCAAGATCGACTTCAGCATCCCGCCCTGGCTGCAGAAGGTATTCTCCCGGGTGCCGTTGGTGCACCGAGCCTTCCGGCTGGTGACCGACACGCTTTTCGAGCTGGGGACGGTCACCGCCGTGCTGCACTACCGGCAGTTTCGGCGGCTGAACATCGCCGCGGCGGACCTGGCGAAGATCAACCGGTTCATCTCGGTGCGTGACAAGGAGCTGCGCCGCAAGTTGACGCCCGACTACGACTTCGGCTGCAAGCGGCCGACGTGGTCCAACAGTTACTACCGCACCTTCACCAAACCGCACGTGCACCTGGAGACCAACAGCATCGAGCGGATCGAACCCGACGGTATCGTCACCGCGGACGGCCACACGACCCAGATCGACACCCTGGTCCTCGCGACGGGATTCGATCTGTGGGACGCCAATTTCCCGGCTATCGAGGTGATCGGCCGGCAGGGCCGAAACCTCGGAAAGTGGTGGCGGGAGAACAGGTTCCAGGCCTACCAAGGGGTGTCGATCCCGTATTTCCCCAACTACCTCAGCCTGGCCAGCCCGTTCGCCTTTTCCGGCTTGTCGTTCTTCAACACGATGGAATACCAGATGCGGCACATGGACCGGCTGTTCGGTGAAGTCAAGCGCCGGGGCGCAACAACGTTCGAGGTCACCGAAGAAGCCAACGCGCGTTTCCTGGACCGGATGACCAAGGCGCTCGACAACTCGGTGTTCTACCGCGGCAACTGCGCCACGTCGCGGTCCTACTACTTCAACCACCATGGCGAGGCCACCCTGTTGCGACCCACATCGAGGCGCAATGCGGTCCGGGAAGGGTCGCGATTCCCGCTGAGCGACTACGCGATCGCCTAG
- a CDS encoding MerR family transcriptional regulator: MSDQPVPGGVPAPDQGVYGISVAAELSGAGTQSLRLYERHGLVTPARSEGGTRRYSADDLVRLQRITELVAAGVNLAGIARILDLEDDNAALRAANMRLKSDKRSRTAGSKTHQSKTAQDKSSSA; the protein is encoded by the coding sequence ATGAGCGATCAGCCCGTGCCGGGGGGTGTGCCTGCCCCCGATCAGGGCGTGTACGGCATCTCCGTGGCCGCTGAACTTTCCGGGGCGGGCACGCAGTCCCTGCGGCTCTACGAACGCCATGGCCTCGTCACACCGGCCCGCAGTGAGGGCGGTACCCGCCGCTACAGCGCGGACGATTTGGTTCGGCTGCAGCGCATCACCGAGTTGGTCGCCGCTGGCGTCAACTTGGCAGGCATCGCACGCATTTTGGACCTAGAAGACGACAACGCCGCCCTGCGCGCCGCCAACATGCGGCTGAAATCAGACAAGCGCAGCCGCACCGCCGGCTCGAAGACGCATCAAAGCAAGACGGCCCAGGACAAAAGTTCCAGCGCCTAG
- a CDS encoding Hsp20/alpha crystallin family protein, whose amino-acid sequence MLMRTDPFRELDRLTQQLPGTAARPAAMPMDAWREGDKFVVEFDLPGINEDSLDLGIERNVVTVRAERPGVDPNHEMLAAERPRGVFSRQLVLGENLDTDRIEASYHDGVLRLDIPVAERAKPRKITVAHGNGHQPVGDTTAQREAVNA is encoded by the coding sequence ATGCTGATGCGTACGGACCCGTTCCGGGAGCTGGACCGCCTCACCCAGCAACTACCGGGCACCGCCGCCCGCCCAGCCGCTATGCCGATGGACGCGTGGCGGGAGGGTGACAAGTTCGTCGTCGAGTTCGACCTCCCGGGCATCAACGAAGACTCGCTGGACCTCGGGATCGAGCGCAATGTGGTGACGGTGCGGGCGGAGCGCCCGGGCGTCGACCCGAACCACGAGATGCTGGCCGCCGAGCGGCCCCGAGGAGTGTTCAGCCGCCAGTTGGTACTCGGCGAAAACCTCGACACCGACCGGATCGAGGCCTCCTACCACGATGGCGTCTTGCGGCTGGACATCCCCGTCGCCGAGCGGGCCAAGCCACGGAAGATCACCGTCGCGCACGGCAACGGGCACCAGCCCGTCGGCGACACGACCGCCCAGCGGGAAGCCGTCAACGCCTAA
- a CDS encoding alpha/beta hydrolase family protein, with the protein MNLERIAGVAHEPDGETTGVVVLTHGAGGSRESPLLQQVCQEWARRGWLAVRYNLPYRRRRPTGPPSGSGGADRAGIVEAIEVCRGLANGPLIAGGHSYGGRQTSMVVADGSAQADLLMLFSYPLHPPSKPERLRIEHLSAIAVPTVFTHGTSDPFGTPDEIRAAAALIPAPTQVLQITGARHDLRSKTDDVPALAVDTALQLLRA; encoded by the coding sequence ATGAATCTCGAGCGCATCGCCGGTGTCGCGCATGAACCCGACGGTGAGACGACCGGTGTGGTGGTGTTGACCCACGGTGCCGGCGGAAGCCGGGAATCGCCGCTACTGCAACAGGTTTGCCAGGAGTGGGCGCGGCGCGGGTGGCTGGCGGTGCGCTACAACCTGCCCTACCGGCGGCGCCGGCCGACGGGCCCGCCGTCGGGCTCGGGCGGCGCTGACCGCGCCGGGATCGTCGAGGCGATCGAGGTGTGTCGCGGCCTCGCCAACGGGCCGTTGATCGCCGGCGGGCATTCCTACGGCGGGCGGCAGACCTCGATGGTGGTAGCGGACGGTTCGGCACAGGCGGACCTGCTGATGCTGTTCTCTTATCCGCTGCATCCGCCGAGCAAGCCGGAACGTCTGCGCATCGAGCACCTGTCCGCGATCGCGGTGCCGACGGTGTTCACCCACGGCACTTCCGACCCGTTCGGCACACCCGACGAGATACGCGCTGCCGCCGCATTGATACCCGCGCCGACACAGGTCCTCCAGATCACGGGCGCCCGACACGACCTGCGCTCGAAAACCGACGACGTGCCCGCGCTCGCGGTCGACACGGCCCTGCAGCTACTGCGGGCCTGA
- the thiD gene encoding bifunctional hydroxymethylpyrimidine kinase/phosphomethylpyrimidine kinase yields the protein MSFLPLPPPGETPRRVLTIAGSDSGGGAGLQADIRTCALLGVHALCAVTAVTVQNSVGVKGFHLVPEGVITAQIEVVSHDIGFQAAKTGMLASPEIIGAVAAAWRDHSPDVPLVVDPVCASMHGDPLLEPSGLETLRAELFPLATLVTPNLHEVRLLVDIDVVDAKSQREAARALHALGAQWVLVKGGHLRPSESSTDLLFDGNDFHEFNSPRVDTSHDHGAGDTLSAAVACALAHDYPVPDAVAFGKQWVTECLRAAYPLGHGHGPVSPLFRLS from the coding sequence GTGAGTTTCCTGCCGCTGCCACCGCCGGGTGAGACGCCGCGGCGGGTGCTGACAATCGCCGGCTCTGACTCCGGTGGCGGCGCTGGCCTGCAGGCCGACATCCGCACCTGCGCCCTGCTCGGCGTGCATGCGCTCTGCGCGGTGACCGCGGTGACGGTGCAAAACTCGGTCGGGGTCAAGGGTTTTCACTTGGTCCCTGAGGGCGTCATCACCGCCCAGATCGAGGTGGTGTCCCACGACATCGGGTTTCAGGCAGCCAAGACCGGCATGCTGGCATCACCCGAGATCATCGGAGCCGTCGCTGCGGCCTGGCGCGACCACAGCCCGGATGTGCCGCTGGTGGTCGACCCGGTATGCGCGTCGATGCACGGTGATCCATTGTTGGAGCCCAGCGGGCTGGAAACGCTTCGCGCCGAACTGTTTCCGCTGGCGACGCTGGTCACCCCGAACTTGCACGAAGTCCGCTTGCTGGTCGATATCGACGTCGTCGACGCGAAGTCGCAACGAGAGGCGGCCCGTGCCCTGCATGCGCTGGGAGCCCAGTGGGTGCTGGTGAAGGGCGGACACCTGCGGCCGTCGGAGTCCAGCACCGATCTGCTGTTCGACGGCAACGACTTTCACGAGTTCAACTCACCGCGCGTGGATACCAGCCACGACCACGGCGCGGGCGACACCCTGTCGGCCGCTGTGGCCTGCGCGCTTGCACACGACTACCCGGTTCCCGACGCCGTCGCGTTCGGCAAGCAATGGGTCACCGAGTGCCTGCGCGCCGCTTATCCGCTCGGGCACGGCCACGGCCCGGTGTCGCCGCTGTTTCGGCTGTCATGA